TCCTCGGCGCGTGCTCCTCAGTACCGGGCACGAGCAGAGCCGGGGTCCCGCACACAGCCTGTCCCGTCGAGACCAGGCCACGAAGTTGACCCGTCGGGACGATCAAATGCTCTTTACCCCGCAGCGGCACGAGGTCGCCGGGACGCAGCGCAACGTGGTCCGGTCGGCCTTCAAGCCGTTCAAGGAGCCAACCGATGTGCTGGCGGGCAAACCGCTCGGCCTTTTGTATATCACCACCTTTCGGCACCGTCAGAACCGGTCCGGAATGGTCCGCCGGCAAGCGTAAGAGATAGCGCTGCGCTCTTGGATTTGCGCGTAAGCGAATGCGCACCGGCGCGTCACCAGTGTCTATTTCGATGTGGTCCGGCAGTGCCGGTTTTCGGGCGCGCAATTTGGATCCCAAGGTTTTCAGTCGAATCATTGTGGGTGGATATTAAGCGAGAAAGCAGGTGGTTTAAACGGACGAAAGCGGCGCTTTTCAGGGCGCCGCTCTCGGTCTGACCGCCCGGGGATAAGGCGGCTCTGGGAGGAGGTATCAGACTTAGGCCGGGTTTGCTTCCGGCCCGGTGTTCGGACGGCCGCGGTTGGCCATGAAGCGATCGAACTCTTCCTGATCGCGCGCTCGGCGCAACTCAGTCAGGAACTCATCGAATTCATTACGCATGGCATCGATCTTCGCCCGTTCTTCTTCAAGGCGTTTCAGTTCACGCTCGCGATACTCATCGAACGCAACATTGCCTGTCCGGCTGTAAGAAGGCTTGTTCATGTTTTCAAATGCTCCTTTCAGCGGACTTCCACGCCATTGATCCCGCGCGTCGCGCGCCATTCCCTCAAATCTGTCGCCCCACAAAATGTAGGCCAACATGGCGAGGCCCAGCGGCCAGAACACCACGAACCCAAGCACCATCAGACCAATGGTGATCGGCGTCCAGGCAGGTTTAATCATGCAGCTTTTGGTCGTCGTCATTGTCCTATCCATTAAAGACATCCACGACCTTGAGGTGGGGATTGACGCAGCGCGCTTCAAGGATTTGTGATCCGGATTCAGGCGTTCCCGCACGCCAAACAAGAAAATCCCCACCGTTTCCGGCGGGGATTTCAATCTCGAAAAAATCAGCGCGGATTATTGCGTCAGCTCACCGTTTCAGACAGTTGACGCGCCTGCTCGATCCAATTGTCACGCGCCATACGGCCACGGAAATCCAGTTTGGAATCAAGCGCTTCAATCTGCTCATCAGTCAGCGAAGCGATCTGCCAGTAATGGAAGATGCCTGCCTCGTTGAGCGCTGCTTGCAGTTTGGGGCCGACACCGCTGATCGCGGTCAAATCGTCGGCGACACCTTTCGGCTTGGCCAACAGGATTTTTTCCAGCGGTGCCTTGGATGATGCGGCCGCAGACGCGGCTTTGGCAGGTGCAGCAGCCGGTTTTGACGCCGCAGGCGCCGATTTCTTGCCGCGCATATCTGCCCGGTTCGAACGGATGAAATCCATCACACGCGGTGCGATTTCTGCCCGCCAACGGGATCCGTTGAAGACACCGTAGTGGCCGACATTCGGCTGCTCGTAGTGCGCCTTCATGTCGTCTGCGAGATTGGTGCAGAGCGCATGCGCGGCTTTCGTCTGACCCCGGCCTGTGATGTCGTCCTTCTCACCTTCGACTGTGAGGAGAGCCGTGCGCGTAATCTTGGTGCAATCCACCAGGCGCCCATTGTGCATCATCGTGCCTTGGGGCAGCGAATGGTCGATGAAGACCGTTTCGACCGTTTGAAGGTAGAACTCCGCCGTCAAATCCATGACTGCGAGATATTCGTCATAGAACTCGCGGTGTTTTTCCGCGCTGTCGCCGTCGCCTTCCACCAGATGCTGGAAGAAGTCCTTATGCGCAGTCACATGGCGGTCGAGGTTCATGCTCATGAAACCGGACAACTGCAGGAAGCCCGGATAGACATCGCGCATAAAGCCCGGATGCGGGAAGGGCACCTTCATGATGACGTTGTTCTTGAACCAGTCGATCCCCTTGGAAACTGCGAGGTCATTCACGGCGGTCGGCGCAACGCGGGTGTCGATCGGTCCACCCATCAAGGTCATTGTGGACGGCACATATGGATCGTCCCGGTCTTCCATCACGGCAACTGCGGCCAGCACCGGAACCGAGGGTTGGCAAACGCCGAGCACATGAGCATCCGGGCCGAGGAAGTGCAGCATCGAAATGATGTAATCGATGTAGTCGTCCAAATCGAACTTGCCGTCCTGGATCGGAACCATCCGCGCGTCGATCCAGTCCGTGATGTAAACATCAGCGTTCGGCAACAACGCTTCGACAGTGCCACGGAGCAGTGTCGCGTAGTGCCCGGACATCGGCGAAACGATGAGTATTTTCGGATCGTTGCGCTGTGTGGTGACGCCGCGCTCAAAGCGGATCAAATCACAGAACGGCCGGCTCCATACAGCAGTTTCCCGCACAGGAACCCGGACACCGCCGACAACCGTGTCGTCAATGCCGAACTCCGGTTTGCCGTAGCGCCGTGTCGTGCGTTCCAGGACCTCACAGCTGGCGGCGATTTGCCGGCCCATGCTGGTGTGGGTCATCGGGTTCAGAGGATTTTGAAAATACAGTTTAGTCATGTCAGCCATTGCGCGCAGAGGCGCCATAGCCGCATGGTTCAGCTCGTAAAGATGATAAAAAGGCAAAGGGGCATCTCCTTTGTTCAGGTAGTTGCTACCCGCCGTTTTTATGAACTCAGAATACATGACGGTTGTTCCTGCACCACCTGTTGCATTGCAGCAGGATAGCCACGCCACTTGGCCCCGGCAATACTGGTAATTGGTAGGGACCCGGTCATTCTAGACCTTTTTTCGGCGTACGAATTATTTTGCCGCCAAAGCAGTTACCCGGTGATTAAGAAAGTTAGCTATTTAAATCAAAGTGATAAATGTATTAAAGCGCTCGAGAAAATCAGATCAAGCGGCCAAATCCGCGACCACGGCGTCCAGAACAAAAAATCCTTCCCGCGTCGCACGAACCCGGTTTTCCCCGAGTTCTTCCACCATTCCGTGTTCCAAAAGGTCGTTTAACCGCTTGGGATCGACGGATCGATGCGCAAACGCCTCATAGCGTTTTAGATCAATCCCTTCGGTCAACCGCAGTCCCATCAGCAGGAATTCGTCACCCTGCTCTTCTTCATTCAGGCCTGAGAACTCGATCATGCCGTGGCCGTTCTGCTCAACAGCCTCCAGCCAGGTTTCAGGGTGGCGCTCTACAGACGTCGCCATCCGGTTCACTCCGACGGATAAACGGCCATGGGCACCGGGACCAACGCCCACATAATCACCATAGCGCCAATAAACCAGATTATGACGGCACTCGGCGCCAGGCTTGGCGTGGTTGGACACCTCATAGGCCGGCAAGCCTTCAGCTTCCGTAACCTTTTGCGTCAACTCATAAAACTCTGCACCCAAGTCCTGATCCGGCATGGTCAGCTTGCCACCGTGATAGAGCGTATAGAAGGGTGTGCCTTCCTCAATCGTCAGCTGGTAGAGCGACAGGTGATCAGCCGCGAGCGCAATGGCGTCCTTCAGCTCGGCTTCCCACTGCGCCAAGGTCTGATTGGGCCGGGCATAGATCAGATCAAAGGACAAGCGCGGGAAAGTCGCCCGGGCCGTTTCGATTGCCCGGCGGGCCGTCGCAGCATCGTGTAGCCGGCCGAGCAGTTTCAAATCGGCGTCATGAAGAGACTGCACCCCCAAAGACACCCGGTTCACACCGGCTGCCCGGTAGCCTTTGAACCGCTCTGCTTCGACCGAGGTCGGATTGGCTTCCAGAGAGATTTCTACATTCGAGTCCATTGACCAGCGGTCTGAAATTGCTGTCAGAACCCGCTCGACCGTCGCCGGTTCCATCAGAGACGGGGTCCCGCCGCCCAAAAATACCGACTGGACCACCTTGCCTTGTGTCATCTCGGCAAAATGGTTCAATTCACGCTCGAAGGCCGCAGCAAAGCGGGCTTGATCGACTTGCTGGTGGCGCACGTGCGAATTGAAATCACAATACGGGCACTTGGCCGCACAAAACGGCCAATGCACATAAATGCCAAATCCCGCATCGGACGCCTGGGTCAGTGCCACGTCGATTATCCCTTCAAGCAAGCTTTTGCGAAGAGCTCGAAGGCGCGCGAGCGGTGCGACAAGGCAGGTGTATCCGGACCCCAGCCGTGTTTTTCATCGGACGTCATTTCGCCAAAGGTGCGCTCATGTCCGTCCGGCTGAAACACCGGATCGTAGCCAAAGCCTTGAGTGCCGCGCGGAGGCCAGACGATTTGGCCATCCACCTCGCCACGGAAGAACTCCTTGTGCCCATCCGGCCAGGCCAGACACAACACCGCGACAAACGAGCCGCGGCGGCGCTCCGGTGTCATTGCCCCGGCCGACTGGAGTTTTTCTTCCACAGTGCGCATCGCCATGGCGAAGTCTTTGTCAGGTCCCGCCCAGCGCGCGGAATAAATACCGGGATCACCGTTCAGCTCGGCAACACAGAAGCCACTGTCATCGGCCAAGGCCGGCAGATTGGCGGCCGTTGCGGACGCCACAGCCTTGATTTCGGCATTCGCTTCAAACGTTGTTCCGGTCTCTTCCGGCTCAGGAAGACCCAGATCCCCGGCAGAGACCACCTCAAACCCATAGGACTGCAGGAGCTCATTGATCTCACGCAGCTTGCCCTTGTTGTGGCTGGCAACAACCAGTTTTCCCGGTTCCAGTTTGCGGTGGCTCATTGTGGTCCGCCTTTACAGGATTGCCATTTTCTGAAGGTCGACCAAGCGTTTGATCCCTGCCTTTGCAAGGTTCATCAGCTGACCGAACTCATCTTCAGAGAACGGCTTGCCTTCTGCCGTGCCCTGAATCTCGACGATGCCGCCAGATCCGGTCATGACGAAGTTTGCATCGGTCTCGGCTGTGCTGTCTTCATCGTAGTCCAGATCAAGGACCGGTGTGCTTTCGTAAATTCCGCAGGAAATCGCGGCAATGTGATCTGTCAGGACATCCCCGGACACCATGTCCCGGGCTTTCATCCACTCAACACAGTCGCGCAAAGCCACCCAGGCTCCGGTGATTGCAGCGGTTCGCGTACCGCCATCAGCCTGGATCACGTCGCAATCGACTGAAATCTGGACTTCGCCCAGCGCCTGCAGATCCACCACGGCACGCAGGGAGCGGCCAATGAGGCGCTGGATTTCCTGAGTGCGGCCGGACTGTTTGCCAGCGCTCGCCTCACGGCGCATCCGGCTGCCGGTGGCACGTGGCAGCATGCCGTATTCGGCGGTGACCCAGCCCTTGTTCTGGCCGCGCAGCCACGGCGGGACACGCTCTTCCAGGCTTGCCGTGCACAGGACATGCGTATCGCCAAACTTCACCAGGCACGAGCCCTCGGCATGTTTGGATACGCCACGCTCCAGCGTGACAGCACGAAGTTCATCGGCAGCGCGTTTTGACGGACGCATGGCTCTCCCTTTCAACCCGTTATCAAGGCAAAACTCAAAGGTTCGCCTCGTTTGTTCACGGCCTTTTAGACCCCATTTCCCGGCGCCGTAAAGGCCAAGCTTCACCATTGGACCGTTTTGCGCCTATATCTTGAAGATATGAGCGTTTGATCAACGCGTTTTTGGTGACCGTGACGGAGACAAACACCTTGAGCCTCAGCGACCTCGACAGAAGATCCCGGGAAATCTTCCGCTCGATCGTGG
This window of the Roseibium alexandrii DFL-11 genome carries:
- a CDS encoding M48 family metallopeptidase produces the protein MRARKPALPDHIEIDTGDAPVRIRLRANPRAQRYLLRLPADHSGPVLTVPKGGDIQKAERFARQHIGWLLERLEGRPDHVALRPGDLVPLRGKEHLIVPTGQLRGLVSTGQAVCGTPALLVPGTEEHAPRKVTTWLKGQAKADLTQRAEDHAAKIGKKIAAISVRDTKSRWGSCASNGRLSFSWRLILAPPDILDYVAAHEVAHLKEMNHSDRFWRLCEELAPQTPEARVWLKEHGIRLHGYG
- a CDS encoding DUF2852 domain-containing protein; this translates as MTTTKSCMIKPAWTPITIGLMVLGFVVFWPLGLAMLAYILWGDRFEGMARDARDQWRGSPLKGAFENMNKPSYSRTGNVAFDEYRERELKRLEEERAKIDAMRNEFDEFLTELRRARDQEEFDRFMANRGRPNTGPEANPA
- the phaZ gene encoding polyhydroxyalkanoate depolymerase gives rise to the protein MAPLRAMADMTKLYFQNPLNPMTHTSMGRQIAASCEVLERTTRRYGKPEFGIDDTVVGGVRVPVRETAVWSRPFCDLIRFERGVTTQRNDPKILIVSPMSGHYATLLRGTVEALLPNADVYITDWIDARMVPIQDGKFDLDDYIDYIISMLHFLGPDAHVLGVCQPSVPVLAAVAVMEDRDDPYVPSTMTLMGGPIDTRVAPTAVNDLAVSKGIDWFKNNVIMKVPFPHPGFMRDVYPGFLQLSGFMSMNLDRHVTAHKDFFQHLVEGDGDSAEKHREFYDEYLAVMDLTAEFYLQTVETVFIDHSLPQGTMMHNGRLVDCTKITRTALLTVEGEKDDITGRGQTKAAHALCTNLADDMKAHYEQPNVGHYGVFNGSRWRAEIAPRVMDFIRSNRADMRGKKSAPAASKPAAAPAKAASAAASSKAPLEKILLAKPKGVADDLTAISGVGPKLQAALNEAGIFHYWQIASLTDEQIEALDSKLDFRGRMARDNWIEQARQLSETVS
- the hemW gene encoding radical SAM family heme chaperone HemW; this translates as MDVALTQASDAGFGIYVHWPFCAAKCPYCDFNSHVRHQQVDQARFAAAFERELNHFAEMTQGKVVQSVFLGGGTPSLMEPATVERVLTAISDRWSMDSNVEISLEANPTSVEAERFKGYRAAGVNRVSLGVQSLHDADLKLLGRLHDAATARRAIETARATFPRLSFDLIYARPNQTLAQWEAELKDAIALAADHLSLYQLTIEEGTPFYTLYHGGKLTMPDQDLGAEFYELTQKVTEAEGLPAYEVSNHAKPGAECRHNLVYWRYGDYVGVGPGAHGRLSVGVNRMATSVERHPETWLEAVEQNGHGMIEFSGLNEEEQGDEFLLMGLRLTEGIDLKRYEAFAHRSVDPKRLNDLLEHGMVEELGENRVRATREGFFVLDAVVADLAA
- the rdgB gene encoding RdgB/HAM1 family non-canonical purine NTP pyrophosphatase → MSHRKLEPGKLVVASHNKGKLREINELLQSYGFEVVSAGDLGLPEPEETGTTFEANAEIKAVASATAANLPALADDSGFCVAELNGDPGIYSARWAGPDKDFAMAMRTVEEKLQSAGAMTPERRRGSFVAVLCLAWPDGHKEFFRGEVDGQIVWPPRGTQGFGYDPVFQPDGHERTFGEMTSDEKHGWGPDTPALSHRSRAFELFAKACLKG
- the rph gene encoding ribonuclease PH; this encodes MRPSKRAADELRAVTLERGVSKHAEGSCLVKFGDTHVLCTASLEERVPPWLRGQNKGWVTAEYGMLPRATGSRMRREASAGKQSGRTQEIQRLIGRSLRAVVDLQALGEVQISVDCDVIQADGGTRTAAITGAWVALRDCVEWMKARDMVSGDVLTDHIAAISCGIYESTPVLDLDYDEDSTAETDANFVMTGSGGIVEIQGTAEGKPFSEDEFGQLMNLAKAGIKRLVDLQKMAIL